From a region of the Phycisphaerales bacterium genome:
- a CDS encoding PQQ-dependent sugar dehydrogenase — MTLLNRRHPLTIVRRVATSMVVLCACAWSHAQVLNFNLTLDGSQEVPPVDTMATGLGTATLDLSNNLFSWNFSYENLSSGETAAHFHAPAALCQTAPPSITLPLGSPKVGSQVVTSQQRDQIIQGLWYVNVHTSNHPGGEIRGQVEPEPISDPLPGPIPLSGHTVRLETVADGMTAPNWAAPAPGIAGRLYVSDQTGIIWNVDLSTGAKSTFLDASSRLVPLGIFGQGTFDERGLLGVAFHPGYASNGLLYTYTSEPFDPNGPPADFSTMPQGTDPNHQTVIIEWRVNNPTDPNATVDPNSARVLMRIDQPQFNHNGGCVNFGPDGMLYISLGDGGNADDQDTGIDPFGVMVKGHGCKGNGQDKNTILGSVVRIDPQGNNSANGQYGIPGDNPFVNADGLDELFAYGLRNPFRFSFDSVSGALLLGDVGQNDIEEVNIIESGRNYGWNLREGTFRFVRNGARSGYAADPDGMIDPGLTDPIAQYDHDEGISVIGGFVYRGNAMPALNGTYIFAEFGQQFNNDGRLLHLDENNGIQEFRIAGGGEVDFFILGMGQDANGEIYALANNTGVPFDTTGKLVRISPPLSLAIGGTCPGMMTATAGGATPGGRVAFIRATGTGSQRIPQGNPCAGTTLGLDRTAVLVASPTANNQGQASISGNVPQNACGNVFLQALDIQTCTTSNVAGL; from the coding sequence CCGCCCGTGGACACGATGGCGACGGGGCTGGGTACCGCCACACTCGATCTGTCCAACAACCTCTTCTCGTGGAACTTCTCCTACGAGAACCTGAGCAGCGGCGAGACGGCCGCGCACTTCCACGCGCCTGCGGCACTCTGCCAGACGGCCCCGCCTTCGATCACCCTGCCGCTGGGCAGCCCGAAGGTCGGTTCGCAGGTGGTCACCAGCCAGCAGCGCGACCAGATCATCCAGGGCCTGTGGTACGTCAACGTGCACACGAGCAATCACCCTGGCGGCGAGATCCGCGGCCAGGTGGAGCCTGAGCCGATCAGCGACCCGCTGCCCGGCCCGATTCCGCTGAGCGGCCATACCGTTCGACTCGAAACGGTGGCGGATGGCATGACGGCGCCCAACTGGGCCGCCCCGGCCCCCGGCATCGCGGGGCGCCTGTATGTCAGCGATCAGACCGGGATCATCTGGAACGTTGATCTCTCGACGGGCGCCAAGAGCACCTTCCTCGACGCCAGCAGCCGGCTCGTGCCGCTGGGCATCTTCGGCCAGGGCACGTTCGACGAGCGCGGCCTGCTGGGCGTCGCGTTCCATCCCGGCTACGCGAGCAACGGGCTGCTCTACACCTACACGTCCGAGCCGTTTGACCCGAACGGCCCGCCGGCCGACTTTTCGACGATGCCCCAAGGCACGGACCCTAACCACCAGACGGTGATCATCGAGTGGCGCGTGAACAACCCGACCGATCCGAACGCGACGGTCGATCCGAACAGCGCCCGGGTGCTCATGCGCATCGATCAGCCGCAGTTCAATCACAACGGCGGCTGCGTCAACTTCGGTCCTGACGGCATGCTCTACATCTCGCTGGGCGACGGCGGCAACGCCGACGACCAGGACACGGGCATCGATCCTTTCGGCGTCATGGTCAAGGGCCACGGCTGCAAGGGCAACGGGCAGGACAAGAACACCATCCTCGGCTCGGTCGTGCGCATCGACCCCCAGGGCAACAACTCCGCCAACGGGCAGTACGGCATTCCCGGCGACAATCCGTTCGTGAATGCCGACGGTCTTGATGAACTCTTCGCGTACGGACTGCGCAACCCCTTCCGCTTCTCGTTCGATTCAGTCAGCGGCGCGCTGCTGCTGGGCGACGTGGGTCAGAACGACATCGAGGAGGTCAACATCATCGAATCCGGCCGCAACTACGGCTGGAACCTGCGCGAGGGCACGTTCCGCTTCGTGCGCAACGGAGCAAGGTCGGGATACGCGGCCGATCCGGACGGCATGATCGACCCGGGACTCACCGACCCGATCGCCCAGTACGATCACGATGAAGGCATCTCGGTCATCGGCGGCTTCGTGTACCGAGGCAACGCCATGCCCGCACTCAATGGAACGTACATCTTCGCTGAGTTCGGCCAGCAGTTCAACAACGACGGCCGTCTGCTGCACCTGGATGAGAACAACGGCATCCAGGAGTTCCGCATCGCGGGCGGCGGCGAGGTGGATTTCTTCATCCTCGGCATGGGCCAGGATGCCAACGGCGAGATCTACGCGCTGGCCAACAACACCGGCGTGCCCTTCGACACGACGGGCAAACTGGTCCGGATCAGCCCGCCGCTGTCGCTGGCGATCGGCGGCACGTGCCCGGGCATGATGACGGCGACGGCTGGCGGCGCCACGCCCGGCGGGCGCGTCGCGTTCATCCGGGCCACCGGCACAGGCAGCCAGCGCATCCCGCAGGGTAATCCTTGCGCCGGCACGACGCTGGGTCTGGATCGCACCGCGGTGCTCGTCGCCTCGCCGACGGCCAACAACCAGGGCCAGGCGAGCATCAGCGGCAACGTGCCTCAGAACGCCTGCGGCAACGTGTTCCTGCAGGCGCTGGACATCCAGACCTGCACCACGTCCAACGTGGCGGGGTTGTAA